The Fibrobacter succinogenes genome has a window encoding:
- a CDS encoding N-6 DNA methylase: GKEYKDANGLKKVRLEDDEIEKIVTTFRKAKAVEDFSVVVTYGEVKEKGYSLSAGQYFDIKIDYVDITADEFNAQMKADTEELTAMFAESHKLEKEIQKQLSNLKFN; encoded by the coding sequence GGCAAGGAATACAAGGACGCGAACGGCCTCAAGAAAGTCCGCCTCGAAGACGACGAAATCGAGAAAATCGTGACCACCTTCCGCAAGGCCAAAGCCGTCGAAGACTTCAGCGTAGTCGTGACCTACGGCGAAGTCAAGGAAAAAGGCTACAGCCTGAGCGCCGGCCAGTATTTCGACATCAAGATAGACTACGTGGATATCACCGCCGACGAATTCAATGCCCAGATGAAAGCCGACACCGAAGAACTCACCGCCATGTTCGCCGAAAGCCACAAACTCGAAAAGGAAATACAGAAACAGTTGAGCAACTTGAAATTCAATTAG